From one Chanodichthys erythropterus isolate Z2021 chromosome 3, ASM2448905v1, whole genome shotgun sequence genomic stretch:
- the LOC137013753 gene encoding GTPase IMAP family member 8-like: MDCNPLGPFMDSDPPWSSMDSVLLRLPKPPDLPWLPEAPDPQWLPEAPDPQWLPEAPDPQWLPEAPDPQWLPEAPDPSWLPEAPDPPWLPEFLDLHWGPRSCLHAEPDEQHDLNDLRIVLLGVSGAGKSPIANAILGQEAFKESRTIESERQRGRVEDRNISIIDTPGFFSTHLTDEEQKKQMIKSLDLSDPGPYVFLLIINLENFIEEQRNVVEQIQENFGAQAMRFTMVLFIRREKISKRKWIQITESEKYKELLNYFEGRYHVINSKNECDPYQITMLLKRIDEMMKNNGGQNYRNRLKLNLRKKDAADQEDPEEIKGLIREIAEERLRFKLADQRILLLGRTGSGKSSTGNTIIGNFEFKHGVSSKSVTRSCQRRVTTVEDKIISVIDTPGLYDTSMSEEELKKEIKKCIYMSAPGPHVFLLVIRVGVRFTEEEKKTVKWIQENFGKEASHHTIILFTHADHLKGISLDEYISESNDLRALIDECGGRFHSFNNEDKNNRSQVTELLQKIDEMVKNNGGQHYTNEIYKKAQRKIEQEAFKQKLWDYGVIGGGGGGGVVGAAGVAGVVGVGASRVAVAVVTAVAAVAAVATIVMSKRK, from the exons ATGGACTGTAACCCACTAGGACCGTTTATGGACTCTGACCCACCGTGGTCATCTATGGACTCTGTTTTGCtgcggctgcccaagccacctgacctgccgtggctgcccgaggctcccgACCCGcagtggctgcccgaggctcccgACCCGcagtggctgcccgaggctcccgACCCGcagtggctgcccgaggctcccgACCCAcagtggctgcccgaggctcccgACCCGTcatggctgcccgaggctcctgacccaccatggctgcccgagttcctggacctgcattggggaccccgttcctgtctgcatgcag AGCCTGATGAACAACATGATTTAAACGATCTGAGGATTGTGCTGCTGGGAGTCTCTGGTGCTGGAAAGAGTCCAATAGCAAATGCAATACTGGGTCAAGAGGCTTTTAAGGAGAGCAGAACGATAGAaagtgagagacagagaggaAGAGTAGAAGACAGAAACATCTCCATCATCGACACTCCAGGATTCTTCAGCACTCACCTGACTGATGAAGAGCAGAAGAAGCAGATGATAAAGAGTCTGGATCTCTCTGATCCTGGTCCTTACGTCTTCCTGCTCATCATCAACCTGGAGAATTTCATAGAGGAGCAGAGGAACGTTGTGGAGCAAATTCAGGAGAACTTTGGAGCTCAAGCTATGAGGTTCACTATGGTGCTGTTTATTAGACGAGAAAAAATATCCAAAAGAAAATGGATTCAAATCACTGAGAGTGAAAAATATAAAGAGCTGCTGAACTACTTTGAGGGAAGATATCATGTGATAAACAGCAAAAATGAATGTGATCCCTACCAGATCACGATGCTCTTAAAGCGTATTGATGAAATGATGAagaacaatggaggacaaaactACAGAAATAGACTTAAACTGAATCTGAGAAAGAAGGATGCTGCAGACCAAGAAGATCCGGAAGAGATTAAAGGACTGATAAGGGAGATTGCTGAAGAGAGATTGCGCTTTAAATTGG CAGATCAGAGGATTCTGCTGTTGGGTAGAACTGGATCAGGAAAGAGTTCAACAGGAAACACCATCATCGGCAACTTTGAGTTTAAACATGGTGTTTCCTCTAAGTCTGTTACTAGAAGCTGTCAAAGACGTGTGACAACAGTGGAGGATAAAATCATCTCAGTGATCGACACTCCAGGACTATATGACACATCAATGAGTGAAGAAGAGCTGAAGAAAGAGATCAAGAAGTGCATCTACATGTCTGCTCCTGGCCCTCATGTGTTTCTGCTGGTCATCAGAGTGGGTGTGAGATTCACAGAAGAAGAGAAGAAAACAGTGAAATGGATTCAGGAAAACTTTGGAAAAGAAGCTTCTCATCACACCATCATTCTGTTCACTCACGCTGATCATCTGAAGGGTATTTCATTAGATGAATACATCAGTGAAAGTAATGATCTCAGGGCTCTTATTGATGAGTGCGGTGGCAGATTTCACTCATTCAACAATGAAGACAAGAATAATCGCTCTCAGGTCACAGAACTGCTGCAGAAGATTGATGAAATGGTGAAGAACAATGGAGGACAGCACTACACTAATGAGATATATAAAAAAGCCCAGAGGAAGATTGAACAAGAGGctttcaaacaaaaactgtgggaCTATGGGGTAataggaggaggaggaggaggaggagtggTAGGAGCTGCAGGAGTAGCAGGAGTAGTAGGAGTAGGAGCATCAAGAGTAGCAGTAGCAGTAGTAACAGCAGTagcagcagtagcagcagtAGCAACAATAGTAATGTCAAAAAGAAAATAA